One window of Anaerolineales bacterium genomic DNA carries:
- a CDS encoding GAF domain-containing protein has protein sequence MRYPRLFDFLLRDRPGDATGRRAELTLTLTLGFLVTGLWAFIYRHPVVVVISVLTSLTALLSLVQTIRGKSNFPFIFPTMVMVDVIAISLLDGYGLHDLIWMSGLGVFLLVNIYSVNNRNPIPLLFGLIIIIPFITIGLLEMNGFLPNPYGTDIRYFVLSSSLLLGVMGAITAIFHRHRTLLRIESRIREEQEHSRENLELVNRTLEEQVRSRTGELNSLNEQLLAKTARLQAAAEISQALLGNPYEVMDDLLVRATRLISEKLGYYHAGIFLLGADRKYAVLRAANSKGGQEMLAKGHQLKVGGTGIVGYVSQSGIPRIVRDTGADAIFFNNPYLPETRSEISLPIKYGNTTIGVLDVQSTQSSAFSDEDAITLTTIANQLALILRLREESDMAATPEISRRIRSLERPRKDVAYSFTIDGGIGESGAIPSNPYLDRAVASGETVAVGKSLDGNNPQLIVPVRIRDQVVGVIHIESVNENRNWTEEEILLVQAVSERAALSLENSGLFEEATRRAEQEEMISRITNQIGSSTDFERIMQTTIQELGLALQASRSFIQIGTGTPTNGGGAE, from the coding sequence ATGAGATATCCAAGATTATTCGACTTTTTATTGAGGGACCGTCCCGGGGATGCGACTGGCAGGCGCGCGGAACTGACTCTCACGCTGACCCTCGGCTTCCTGGTAACAGGTTTATGGGCGTTTATCTATCGGCACCCTGTTGTGGTTGTTATTTCGGTTCTGACAAGCCTTACCGCGCTCCTCAGCCTTGTCCAAACCATACGCGGAAAATCGAATTTTCCGTTCATCTTTCCAACCATGGTGATGGTGGATGTGATTGCCATATCCTTGCTCGATGGATATGGCTTGCATGATTTGATCTGGATGAGCGGATTGGGCGTATTTCTGCTGGTAAATATCTACAGCGTAAATAATCGCAATCCGATACCATTGTTATTTGGGCTTATCATCATCATACCTTTCATCACCATAGGCCTGCTCGAAATGAACGGCTTTCTGCCGAATCCCTATGGCACGGACATTCGATACTTCGTTTTGAGTTCATCCCTGCTGCTTGGCGTCATGGGTGCCATCACTGCGATATTTCACAGACACCGGACCCTCCTTCGAATCGAAAGTCGGATAAGGGAGGAACAGGAACATTCGCGCGAGAATCTTGAACTTGTCAACCGCACCCTTGAAGAGCAGGTCCGCTCGAGGACCGGGGAATTAAACAGCCTGAATGAACAATTATTGGCGAAAACTGCAAGGCTGCAGGCTGCTGCTGAGATTTCTCAAGCGCTCCTCGGAAATCCCTATGAGGTGATGGACGATCTTCTGGTGCGCGCCACAAGGTTGATCAGTGAGAAGCTCGGGTATTATCACGCTGGAATATTCCTCCTGGGCGCAGATCGAAAGTATGCTGTTTTGCGGGCCGCGAACAGCAAAGGCGGACAGGAAATGCTCGCAAAAGGCCACCAGCTAAAGGTCGGTGGGACCGGGATCGTGGGTTATGTCTCACAGAGCGGCATTCCGCGCATCGTCAGAGATACAGGCGCGGATGCAATTTTCTTTAATAATCCATATCTTCCTGAAACCCGCTCTGAAATATCGCTTCCCATAAAATATGGAAACACAACGATCGGTGTCCTTGACGTTCAAAGCACACAGTCCTCGGCCTTCAGCGACGAGGATGCAATTACGTTGACCACGATCGCCAACCAACTCGCCTTGATCCTGAGACTGCGGGAGGAATCAGACATGGCCGCAACACCGGAGATTTCGCGCCGTATCCGGTCTCTTGAGAGGCCTCGAAAAGATGTCGCATACTCCTTCACGATCGACGGCGGCATCGGTGAATCCGGGGCCATACCCTCAAACCCCTATCTGGATAGAGCGGTTGCCTCAGGTGAGACGGTTGCAGTGGGTAAATCCTTAGACGGAAACAATCCTCAATTGATCGTTCCGGTTCGGATTCGCGATCAGGTGGTCGGCGTCATCCATATCGAGTCGGTAAACGAAAACCGGAATTGGACGGAGGAAGAGATCCTGCTGGTGCAGGCGGTTTCTGAACGTGCCGCCCTATCGCTTGAAAATTCGGGGTTGTTCGAAGAAGCCACCCGGCGCGCTGAACAGGAAGAGATGATTTCCAGGATCACGAACCAGATCGGTTCATCCACCGATTTCGAACGCATAATGCAGACGACTATTCAGGAATTAGGGCTGGCTCTTCAAGCCTCCCGATCGTTCATCCAGATTGGAACCGGCACTCCGACAAACGGAGGAGGGGCGGAATGA
- a CDS encoding GAF domain-containing protein: MDHQGSYEITYTAWRSAFLRGTLIAACILGLAALIPSLIANAPLYQAIYTVLYLIVLAITLLPVSDNFKAGILVAILYAVAIVGITETGIRGDGRLFMLGAIIMASLLFSWRIGWVVFWLGVVTYLAMGWLILNGLIVTTSKTVDSGTLEVWVSNSASMLMLSILVINGIRLTQTEFENSKNRAQSYFNELTTERRNLEERIQERTGILDKRTAQLQAVAEVGKSIASYRNLSELLQRAAQLISDKFGFYHIGIFLLDDRKEFAILVASNSEGGKRMLEKRHALKVGETGIVGYVAENLRARIALDVGTDAVFFNNPDLPNTRSEMALPLVASGQILGVLDVQSTESRAFVDDDIATLQILADQLAVAIQNTNLFSETEQALESARSSYGQVSREAWSKILRNQARINFLATTPATVKIQDDLVESAISKAIETGDLILGEDGLTISVPIKIRGQVIGAIRLKKPEIAEAWTQDETNLAISLTDQLSGALESARLYRESQQRAARESLVSDISARISASATRDSIIRETVQELGQALGDASVSFQLIKRSNGRQHPEDSSHGAVP; the protein is encoded by the coding sequence ATGGACCATCAAGGCTCTTACGAAATTACATATACAGCCTGGCGTTCCGCGTTCTTACGAGGGACGTTGATCGCTGCATGTATCCTGGGCCTGGCGGCGTTGATTCCCTCCCTGATTGCCAACGCACCTCTTTACCAAGCCATCTATACAGTCCTGTATCTGATCGTCCTGGCGATCACTTTGTTACCGGTGAGCGATAATTTCAAAGCGGGCATACTGGTCGCCATTCTTTATGCGGTCGCCATTGTGGGCATCACGGAAACAGGCATTCGCGGGGACGGACGTCTTTTCATGCTCGGCGCAATCATCATGGCATCTTTGTTGTTTTCCTGGCGAATAGGGTGGGTCGTTTTTTGGCTTGGGGTCGTTACGTATCTGGCGATGGGCTGGCTGATCCTGAACGGCTTAATTGTCACGACCAGCAAAACCGTCGATTCTGGGACGCTTGAAGTCTGGGTCTCAAATTCGGCGTCCATGCTGATGCTTTCGATTCTGGTCATCAATGGAATCCGACTGACCCAGACGGAGTTTGAAAATTCCAAAAATCGTGCGCAATCCTATTTCAATGAACTGACTACAGAACGCCGGAATCTGGAAGAGCGTATTCAGGAACGCACCGGCATTCTTGACAAACGTACCGCCCAGTTACAGGCCGTGGCGGAAGTCGGCAAATCCATCGCCTCTTACCGGAACCTGTCTGAACTCCTGCAAAGGGCCGCGCAGCTTATCTCCGACAAATTTGGCTTTTATCACATCGGGATCTTCCTCCTGGATGACCGAAAAGAGTTTGCCATCCTTGTCGCGTCGAACAGCGAAGGCGGAAAACGAATGCTTGAGAAACGGCATGCCCTGAAAGTCGGCGAAACCGGCATTGTTGGATATGTTGCAGAGAACCTCAGGGCGCGCATTGCGCTTGACGTGGGAACGGATGCCGTTTTCTTCAACAACCCCGACCTGCCAAATACCCGTTCAGAGATGGCGCTTCCCCTGGTGGCGAGCGGACAGATATTGGGAGTCCTCGATGTTCAGAGCACGGAGTCCCGGGCGTTTGTAGACGACGATATCGCCACGTTACAAATCCTCGCAGACCAACTTGCCGTCGCAATTCAAAATACGAATCTATTCAGCGAAACGGAACAGGCGCTCGAAAGCGCGCGTTCGTCCTACGGTCAGGTTAGCCGCGAGGCTTGGAGCAAGATCCTGAGGAACCAGGCGCGGATCAACTTCCTTGCCACCACACCCGCAACGGTAAAAATCCAGGATGACCTTGTCGAAAGCGCCATTTCGAAAGCCATCGAGACCGGCGACTTAATCCTTGGCGAAGACGGTTTGACGATCAGTGTGCCAATCAAGATTCGCGGACAGGTGATCGGCGCGATCCGATTAAAGAAACCGGAGATAGCCGAAGCCTGGACCCAGGACGAGACCAATCTCGCCATTTCATTGACGGATCAGTTGAGCGGCGCACTCGAAAGCGCAAGGCTATATCGCGAATCACAGCAACGCGCAGCACGCGAATCGCTGGTTTCTGATATCTCCGCCCGGATCAGCGCTTCGGCCACCCGCGATTCCATCATCCGCGAGACGGTTCAGGAACTCGGGCAGGCGTTAGGTGATGCTTCGGTATCGTTCCAACTAATAAAACGATCCAATGGCAGGCAACATCCGGAGGATTCAAGTCATGGTGCTGTTCCATGA
- a CDS encoding GAF domain-containing protein, translated as MSSEATKQAFDLSEWRERFIRSVLRIASVLGVILISVSFPTTSVKDRILFLILYTILIVITILQTPYLVRAYLLLFISGIIGLNAILAWGPWADGNIFLLATVILASLLLDNKTDLAILSASMLMIASLGLLTVTGIYRLPADGVPATTFAGWGVYLADFAVIGILLVAAANMLKNAFAGSVSQMQAANQSLATERQSLEETVRERTSELEMHAFQLRAATSTARSIAETQDISELLKKAAYLISERFEYYHVGVFILDNLRNTAYLQASSSEAGKALMGQAYRVDTDRRHPLARAIEMKEACIISDHDRPHFYQDAHFPLTRSRMTIPLSVRGSLIGILDVHSDQPHAFSPEDAEILQTLADLTAISFDNVRLLEETRSLLSQVEAGSTYQTRTTWSKFTSRQKNAYLYTPAGVRPIFARDKTGRENDGLLIPIVLHGQAIGQIKLKRKGSSNKWLDRERDLVGKIANQVALALDNSRLVDEAQKNALRNQMITNFSTFVRETLDVEAVARSAASELRKVFDLKEAEILIGFAHSGSPTAGSNRASKS; from the coding sequence ATGAGTAGCGAAGCGACGAAACAGGCCTTCGATCTATCAGAATGGAGGGAACGTTTCATCCGTTCCGTTCTTCGTATTGCTTCCGTCCTTGGGGTCATCCTGATATCGGTGTCCTTCCCGACGACAAGCGTCAAGGACCGGATTCTGTTCTTGATTCTTTACACGATATTGATCGTCATTACGATTCTACAAACCCCCTATTTGGTACGGGCTTATTTGCTGCTATTCATCTCCGGGATTATCGGTTTGAATGCGATCCTTGCCTGGGGACCCTGGGCAGACGGAAACATCTTTCTCCTTGCGACAGTCATACTCGCCTCCCTGCTCCTGGATAACAAGACCGATCTTGCCATACTTTCCGCCTCGATGTTGATGATCGCTTCACTCGGATTATTGACGGTGACAGGGATTTACCGCCTCCCTGCGGATGGAGTACCTGCAACTACATTTGCAGGTTGGGGCGTCTATCTAGCAGATTTTGCCGTGATCGGAATTCTCCTCGTCGCTGCGGCAAATATGCTTAAAAACGCTTTCGCAGGAAGCGTCAGTCAAATGCAAGCCGCCAACCAGTCGCTTGCAACCGAGAGACAGAGTCTCGAGGAAACGGTTCGGGAGCGCACATCAGAACTTGAGATGCACGCCTTTCAACTGCGGGCGGCCACAAGCACAGCGCGCTCCATCGCGGAGACTCAGGACATCTCGGAGTTACTGAAGAAGGCCGCCTATTTGATTTCAGAACGATTCGAATACTATCATGTGGGCGTATTCATCCTGGATAACCTACGGAATACGGCATATTTACAGGCATCTTCATCGGAAGCCGGCAAAGCCTTGATGGGACAGGCATACCGGGTCGATACAGATCGGAGACATCCGCTTGCGCGAGCGATCGAGATGAAAGAGGCTTGCATCATCTCCGACCACGATAGACCGCATTTTTACCAGGATGCACACTTTCCATTGACCCGGTCACGCATGACAATACCACTATCTGTCCGCGGGTCGTTGATCGGCATCCTCGATGTCCATTCGGATCAGCCGCATGCATTTTCACCGGAAGACGCAGAAATACTCCAGACCCTGGCAGATCTTACTGCGATATCGTTCGATAATGTCCGCCTCCTGGAGGAAACCCGGAGCCTGCTTTCCCAAGTGGAAGCGGGATCAACGTATCAAACACGGACAACCTGGTCGAAATTCACGAGCCGCCAAAAGAACGCATATCTATATACACCCGCCGGGGTTCGTCCAATCTTTGCCCGGGATAAAACCGGCAGAGAGAACGATGGACTCCTTATCCCAATCGTGCTTCACGGCCAGGCGATCGGACAAATCAAATTGAAAAGGAAAGGGTCATCGAACAAATGGCTGGATCGCGAGCGTGACCTTGTAGGAAAGATCGCAAACCAGGTTGCGCTTGCCCTCGATAACAGCAGACTGGTTGACGAAGCGCAAAAGAATGCCTTAAGAAATCAAATGATCACAAACTTCTCCACATTCGTTCGCGAGACCCTCGATGTGGAGGCGGTCGCTCGTAGTGCGGCATCTGAATTGAGAAAGGTCTTCGATTTGAAAGAAGCCGAAATATTGATCGGTTTCGCTCATTCGGGTTCGCCCACGGCAGGCTCGAACCGCGCGTCGAAATCGTAG
- a CDS encoding GAF domain-containing protein: MVQVNPDNTSSVKTTEWVYRSWRERFVLPLLVGVLIFGTVALIPAIRAAESPLIDGIFITTYIMVVIATAFKFPYIIRISTFLFGVYILGIAELISLGILGDSLFFFLGLVVFATMLLSPRAGTIAIAVGIITLGIMGFLWMGGRFETLNPGATPAKLEDWISAGAALMMFGVIIVYSFRQLESEFSDAQSRISQTLGALREERNNLENRVTERTMQLRRINEVERAVATILDIDEILPLTAKYIQNEFEFYCTVVYLLDPSRQWVEMREVVGEAGKMIKEKKQRFSVNGRSLIGQVIRSKTGLILLDSGQIRQEYPLFFPYTRSLILVPLVVGDNVLGALEMHSSKESGFFPQDLDAFQNMANGISVSIENARLYQEAQQSIMEMQATQRQYLEGMWNSLASERNLNYALGDTEQPDANSLKIPLALRNQIIGEIITSSESEWTAEQKNLIESIAAQATLALENARLVEESQFTAAQEKLTNEIIARLWAAPNMDSILQTVVRELGRNLEASEVEIEVSMEGMGNE, translated from the coding sequence ATGGTCCAGGTTAATCCAGATAATACTTCTTCGGTCAAAACGACGGAGTGGGTATACAGGTCCTGGCGAGAACGATTCGTTCTTCCGCTGCTTGTGGGAGTTCTGATCTTCGGCACTGTCGCCCTTATTCCAGCCATCAGAGCCGCGGAGAGCCCGCTGATCGATGGGATCTTTATTACAACCTATATCATGGTTGTGATCGCCACGGCATTCAAGTTTCCGTACATAATAAGGATTTCCACATTTCTGTTTGGTGTTTATATTCTCGGTATCGCTGAATTGATCAGCCTCGGTATCCTGGGCGACAGCCTGTTCTTTTTCCTTGGGCTTGTGGTCTTTGCGACAATGCTCCTCTCCCCCCGCGCCGGGACCATTGCCATTGCTGTAGGAATCATTACCCTTGGTATCATGGGGTTTCTATGGATGGGAGGACGATTCGAGACCCTGAATCCAGGCGCAACACCCGCCAAATTGGAAGATTGGATCAGCGCAGGCGCGGCATTAATGATGTTCGGCGTGATCATTGTCTACAGCTTCCGCCAGTTGGAAAGTGAATTTTCCGACGCGCAATCCAGGATCTCACAAACGCTTGGCGCTTTGCGTGAGGAAAGGAATAATCTCGAAAACCGTGTTACGGAACGAACCATGCAACTCCGCCGGATCAACGAGGTCGAACGGGCGGTCGCCACAATTCTCGACATCGATGAGATCCTGCCCCTCACGGCAAAATACATCCAGAATGAATTTGAATTTTATTGCACAGTCGTTTATCTGCTTGATCCCTCCAGGCAATGGGTGGAGATGAGGGAGGTGGTGGGCGAAGCGGGCAAGATGATAAAGGAAAAGAAACAACGTTTCAGCGTGAACGGTCGAAGCCTGATTGGGCAGGTGATCCGCTCGAAAACCGGTTTGATTCTGCTTGATAGCGGCCAGATCCGGCAGGAATATCCTTTATTCTTCCCCTACACCCGTTCCTTGATCCTGGTTCCTCTTGTCGTCGGGGATAACGTCCTCGGTGCGCTTGAAATGCACTCATCAAAAGAATCCGGATTTTTCCCCCAAGACCTCGATGCTTTCCAGAATATGGCGAACGGGATTTCCGTTTCTATCGAAAACGCGCGCCTCTACCAGGAAGCCCAGCAAAGCATCATGGAAATGCAGGCGACTCAGCGGCAGTATCTTGAAGGGATGTGGAACTCGCTCGCCAGCGAACGAAACCTGAATTATGCCCTCGGCGACACGGAACAACCGGATGCCAACTCACTTAAGATTCCGCTTGCGCTGAGAAACCAGATCATTGGCGAGATCATCACGTCGAGTGAAAGCGAATGGACAGCCGAGCAAAAGAACCTGATCGAATCAATCGCGGCGCAAGCCACACTCGCTCTGGAGAACGCCCGGCTTGTCGAGGAAAGCCAGTTCACTGCCGCGCAGGAAAAGCTTACCAATGAAATCATAGCACGACTATGGGCTGCGCCGAACATGGACTCAATCCTGCAGACGGTCGTCCGGGAACTAGGACGCAACCTGGAAGCCTCTGAAGTGGAAATTGAAGTTTCGATGGAAGGCATGGGCAATGAGTAG
- a CDS encoding GAF domain-containing protein yields MTIPAAPTPYETTKRRIKGSLTGTIVRTLLIFTFIPLALMAGTAYLRARALLREQANTQLESLLANQVDVVKRNISAREAKLREQFEGEHAAVLIETALHANPQSDQFDSIRREFFSLIPNVTQGERYRFDEYLLIDPDGNVILATNEEWQGKSLDPSLFEFDESGTTLLHGLSPVAENEPILITAIKYKTARGSSILGVIVGMTKEVGIRDLLQPLNGLAPYANSYIAFSDRQVFTFEEETGKFSPMSLTPDSEEFLQTQLEEARQNEFGSPIPIELNFVSGRSVIAQLQWLPSIQSGVVLAVDSQTIFEHVDSLAPFTLLLVAGTIGALGLVLYYGTKRLIKPIQSLSEITRKFAEGDRGQRAEITGPGDEIAQLSQSFNYLADQIEDHYRFLERGVEERTLQIRTAAEVAQNVTAIPDLDQMLHKTTELLVKQFGFYQATIFLKDRSGKNLEFKSGYGSASRELSERNYTLPIGSESIVGWVAANNQPRIASDVTEDPLHLKNELLPETRSEACVPILLGDQVLGVLDVQSTQPAIFSQDSIIMLKTLASQIAAAIQTTRLIESSQINFQELDRLYRSSRLIAEADNKTEVLQMGGLILRNSPIPVILFRAADNHLKALSVSEMIQSDVPAAWMGAGIRISKQDMESFLARGSVTVSGMSADLPNGLKEIVRTLGLLNCVFLPVKGRESLEAVLLIGSRQQSPLSAAIQPYENLTDLMSVAIQRANAIEETERHLKEVESLVSINELSASIADIQGFFHGLLVKVQQIIGDYNLIVAIYDRNADFIRIPFSYENRKVISIPPFPLGEGLTSILIRTRQPLLLVKDTERKAAELGAKVTGKPAKSWMGAPLLVQGEPIGALIIQDLDREEAFDDNDLRFFTTVANQVAGVIKNAELLEESNRKALQIETAAEIARDISGSLNLDELLSKAVQLIRERFDFYHAAVFLLDLPGEFALVREATGDAGAQMKRQGYKIGVGSKSIVGYVTGKGELLVVNDTTKDMTYFPNPLLPETRAEAAIPLRIGDRILGALDVQSRIPFAFQEDNLRSLHILADQLAIAVENSELFAETQEHLSQHRLLHHITSSAASGTTLEEALESAVGGLQVTLGGDRVMILLLDREKQYLEVKASIGYAEDISNMKVEMGSGVTGWVAAHRRALRLRDVREDPRYMQISANTRSEMAIPLIYRNEVLGVINVESEQTDAYSENDEEMLGTLGGSLAAVIANARLVEQIRAQSERERLINEITDRIRRSTDIQSILHTTASEISRATGARYTKINVVPKNGESREEGIH; encoded by the coding sequence ATGACAATCCCTGCGGCGCCAACCCCTTATGAGACCACAAAACGAAGGATCAAGGGCAGCCTTACTGGCACCATCGTCAGAACGCTCTTGATCTTTACATTTATTCCGCTTGCCTTGATGGCGGGGACAGCCTACTTGCGGGCGCGAGCGCTTTTACGCGAGCAGGCAAACACACAGCTGGAAAGCCTTCTTGCCAACCAGGTCGATGTAGTGAAAAGGAATATATCAGCCAGGGAGGCTAAGTTACGGGAACAATTCGAGGGGGAACATGCGGCCGTGCTGATCGAAACCGCATTGCACGCGAACCCGCAAAGCGATCAATTCGACTCGATCCGCAGGGAATTTTTTAGCCTCATTCCAAATGTCACACAGGGCGAAAGGTACAGGTTCGATGAATACCTGTTAATTGATCCGGACGGCAACGTTATCCTTGCCACGAACGAAGAATGGCAGGGAAAATCCCTTGACCCATCATTGTTCGAATTCGACGAAAGTGGCACGACGCTGCTCCACGGCTTATCGCCTGTTGCGGAGAATGAACCGATCCTCATTACAGCGATCAAATACAAAACCGCGCGCGGGAGTTCGATCCTTGGTGTGATCGTCGGGATGACGAAAGAAGTCGGGATAAGGGATTTGCTCCAACCATTGAACGGTTTGGCTCCATACGCCAATTCGTATATTGCCTTTTCGGATCGGCAGGTCTTTACCTTCGAAGAGGAGACGGGCAAATTTTCTCCCATGTCCTTGACCCCCGATTCGGAGGAATTTCTCCAGACACAATTGGAGGAAGCCAGGCAAAACGAATTCGGTTCACCGATCCCGATAGAGTTGAATTTCGTCTCTGGCAGGAGCGTGATCGCACAACTGCAATGGCTGCCTTCCATACAAAGCGGTGTAGTCCTGGCTGTCGACTCGCAAACCATCTTTGAGCATGTGGACAGTCTTGCACCCTTCACTCTCCTGCTGGTTGCAGGGACCATCGGCGCGCTGGGGCTCGTCCTTTATTATGGGACGAAACGCTTGATTAAACCCATTCAATCTCTTTCCGAGATTACCCGTAAATTTGCTGAAGGAGATCGCGGTCAGAGGGCGGAAATTACCGGTCCGGGCGACGAGATTGCCCAGCTTTCACAATCGTTCAATTATCTTGCGGATCAGATCGAAGACCACTACAGATTCCTGGAAAGGGGGGTCGAGGAACGCACGCTCCAAATTCGAACAGCTGCCGAAGTGGCCCAGAATGTGACTGCGATACCCGATCTCGACCAGATGCTCCACAAGACCACAGAACTCCTCGTCAAGCAATTCGGTTTCTATCAGGCAACCATTTTTCTGAAGGATAGAAGCGGTAAAAATCTCGAATTCAAGAGCGGATACGGCTCAGCGTCCCGTGAACTTTCTGAACGAAACTACACACTTCCCATCGGATCAGAATCGATTGTTGGCTGGGTCGCCGCGAACAACCAGCCGCGGATTGCCTCAGACGTGACAGAAGACCCGCTTCATCTTAAGAATGAGCTCCTCCCTGAAACACGATCCGAGGCGTGTGTGCCTATTCTGCTTGGAGATCAGGTGTTGGGAGTTCTCGACGTTCAGAGCACACAACCCGCCATATTCAGCCAGGATTCCATCATCATGCTGAAGACTCTGGCCAGTCAGATCGCGGCTGCCATTCAAACCACCAGGCTGATCGAATCCAGCCAGATCAATTTCCAGGAACTGGACCGCCTCTACCGCTCCAGCCGGTTAATCGCCGAAGCCGACAACAAAACCGAGGTCCTTCAAATGGGCGGTCTGATTTTGAGGAACTCCCCCATTCCAGTCATTCTCTTCCGTGCGGCAGATAACCATCTAAAGGCGCTTTCAGTTTCTGAAATGATCCAATCTGATGTGCCAGCTGCATGGATGGGCGCCGGCATAAGGATCAGCAAACAGGATATGGAATCCTTCTTAGCCCGGGGCTCGGTGACCGTATCAGGCATGAGCGCGGATCTGCCAAATGGACTTAAGGAAATCGTGCGAACACTTGGACTATTAAATTGCGTCTTCCTGCCCGTTAAAGGAAGGGAATCGCTTGAGGCCGTGCTCTTGATCGGTTCGCGACAGCAAAGCCCCCTAAGTGCTGCCATACAACCGTATGAAAATCTTACAGATCTCATGTCGGTGGCGATTCAACGCGCAAATGCGATCGAAGAAACAGAACGACATCTGAAGGAGGTCGAATCGCTTGTTTCCATCAACGAATTGAGCGCTTCGATCGCGGACATCCAGGGATTTTTTCACGGTTTGCTCGTCAAGGTTCAACAGATCATCGGCGATTACAACTTGATCGTGGCGATCTATGATAGGAACGCAGACTTCATACGCATTCCGTTTTCCTACGAAAACAGAAAGGTCATTTCAATACCACCCTTCCCGCTTGGAGAGGGGTTGACCTCCATTTTGATCCGGACCCGCCAGCCGCTTTTATTGGTAAAAGATACGGAACGAAAGGCAGCCGAACTCGGGGCAAAAGTGACCGGCAAACCTGCAAAATCATGGATGGGCGCCCCGCTGCTCGTCCAGGGCGAACCGATCGGCGCACTCATCATCCAGGACCTGGACCGGGAGGAAGCCTTCGACGATAACGACCTGAGATTTTTTACAACAGTGGCAAATCAAGTCGCAGGCGTCATCAAGAACGCTGAATTGCTCGAAGAAAGCAACAGAAAAGCGCTTCAGATCGAAACAGCGGCTGAGATCGCCCGCGACATCAGCGGTTCCCTCAACCTCGACGAATTGTTATCCAAAGCCGTTCAATTGATTCGTGAGCGATTCGATTTTTATCATGCGGCTGTGTTTCTCCTCGACCTCCCAGGCGAATTCGCCCTTGTTCGCGAAGCGACCGGGGATGCAGGCGCACAAATGAAAAGACAGGGTTACAAGATCGGTGTCGGGTCGAAATCCATCGTTGGCTATGTTACAGGGAAGGGCGAATTACTCGTTGTAAACGACACAACGAAGGATATGACCTATTTCCCGAATCCGCTTCTTCCTGAAACTCGGGCTGAAGCGGCCATTCCGTTGAGGATCGGCGACCGGATCCTTGGCGCGCTCGATGTTCAAAGCAGGATTCCCTTTGCCTTCCAGGAGGACAACCTTCGGAGTTTGCATATCCTTGCCGATCAACTTGCAATCGCTGTGGAAAATTCGGAACTCTTTGCCGAAACCCAGGAGCATTTGTCTCAGCACCGTCTCCTCCACCACATCACCTCTTCCGCCGCATCAGGCACAACTCTCGAAGAGGCGCTCGAAAGCGCAGTGGGCGGTCTCCAGGTGACGCTCGGCGGGGATCGTGTGATGATCCTCCTCCTCGACAGGGAAAAACAATATCTTGAAGTCAAGGCTTCAATTGGCTACGCGGAGGACATCAGCAACATGAAGGTCGAGATGGGCTCGGGTGTCACAGGCTGGGTGGCGGCACACAGACGGGCTTTGCGCCTTCGCGATGTGAGGGAAGATCCCCGCTATATGCAAATCAGCGCAAATACCAGATCTGAAATGGCAATCCCTTTAATTTACAGGAATGAAGTACTCGGCGTGATCAACGTCGAGAGCGAACAAACAGACGCCTACTCCGAAAACGACGAAGAAATGCTTGGGACGCTCGGCGGAAGCCTTGCCGCGGTGATCGCGAATGCCCGGTTGGTGGAGCAGATACGGGCGCAGTCGGAGCGCGAACGATTGATCAACGAAATCACCGACAGAATCCGCCGCTCCACCGATATCCAGTCAATTCTCCACACAACAGCTAGTGAGATAAGCCGGGCAACCGGCGCCCGTTACACAAAGATCAATGTCGTTCCGAAAAACGGGGAGAGCCGGGAAGAAGGGATTCACTAA
- a CDS encoding response regulator → MADQDQSPAISDTQPIRKPSIPKDAAVLVVEDNVSNFVLIARMLGYLGIHCEWKTSGYEVVEYADTLPRLDLILMDIRLPYEDGYGALKKIRASDRFKSVPIIAVTAEASQEQMKKAKDSGFDGFLGKPLDPDRFPDQIRRILNGEPVWEFS, encoded by the coding sequence ATGGCTGATCAAGACCAATCCCCAGCTATATCCGATACTCAACCGATACGAAAACCGTCCATCCCAAAGGATGCCGCGGTTTTGGTGGTGGAGGATAATGTGTCGAACTTCGTCCTGATCGCCAGAATGCTTGGGTATCTTGGCATCCATTGTGAATGGAAAACTTCGGGGTATGAGGTCGTCGAGTATGCCGACACCCTCCCCCGACTGGATTTGATCCTGATGGATATCCGCCTGCCGTATGAGGACGGCTATGGAGCGCTCAAAAAGATTCGCGCTTCGGATCGGTTCAAATCCGTGCCGATTATTGCAGTCACAGCCGAAGCCAGCCAGGAACAAATGAAGAAGGCAAAGGATTCAGGATTCGATGGCTTTTTAGGTAAACCTCTGGACCCGGATCGATTCCCCGACCAAATCCGCCGGATTTTAAATGGAGAACCTGTCTGGGAATTTAGTTAG